Proteins encoded by one window of Leptospira stimsonii:
- a CDS encoding cation-translocating P-type ATPase, with amino-acid sequence MPNPSSEKILPKGLTSKEALDRFERFGPNELSSQKTSFWKLILSVVSEPMLSLLILCGILYAVLGNLEEAGMLSVAVIAVISITIYQNNKSQNALSSLKELAPLKARIIRDGKIKILPSREVVPGDVVILQEGDRISADGFLTFSLNLNVDESLLTGESASIPKEAEPPSEKNMQNPANTNSFVFAGSTVVAGEAVFQVAATGDSTEIGKIGKELQTISQSPSPLQTEIKRFTIAFSLFAGVLCVFLIVGLGLRHGRWLEAFLAGITFSMAVLPEEIPVVLSVFFSLGAWRISKIGVLTKNLSAIETLGAATVLCVDKTGTLTENNMKVRGLYCEGEFLQCDSKLLEIPERFHSLLEFALLASKKDPYDPMEKAIRELGVTFLSGTEHIHDWELKKEYPLSSKLMALSYAWSSRENEEVLQIGAKGAPEAIFDLCHFSKELLNEWENVVERYSSQGFRILGVAKSKAKTRGVPDDQHDLTFDFLGLILLEDPIRESVPASVLECKRAGIKVVMITGDHAGTAKSIAKQIGFDSSETVLSGDELEALTEEELASRLDQVRIFCRIRPHQKLKIVRGFQSKGETVAMTGDGVNDTLALHASHIGISMGKRGTDVAREASDLVLLDDNFSSIVKAVMLGRRIYENIQKSVSYIISVHIPIIGMSLLPVFTGDPLYFFPAHVLLMELIIDPACTLVFEGVDAEKHIYASPPRGGKESLMSFQNASLSLFRGGLILLVLIGLSFWGKHEHWTFEKIRSVAFLGLVSSNLGMILTHLSKDLPFYRVLSRSNTILYWISGLTILILLMIFHVDLFTHLFGFERISLVDVVSSVSIGLFVSLVWESKKIKDSFYLRIRAAF; translated from the coding sequence ATGCCGAATCCTTCCTCCGAAAAAATATTACCAAAGGGCCTCACTTCTAAGGAAGCTCTCGATAGATTCGAACGTTTTGGTCCGAACGAACTGAGCAGTCAAAAAACTTCCTTTTGGAAGTTGATTCTTTCGGTTGTTTCGGAACCGATGTTGTCCCTTCTCATTCTGTGCGGTATTTTATACGCCGTTCTCGGGAATTTAGAGGAAGCGGGAATGTTATCCGTCGCCGTGATCGCGGTCATATCCATCACGATCTATCAGAATAACAAATCCCAAAACGCGCTTTCCTCCTTAAAAGAACTCGCCCCTCTCAAAGCGAGAATCATACGAGACGGGAAAATCAAAATTCTTCCTTCCAGAGAAGTTGTTCCCGGAGACGTTGTGATCCTTCAGGAAGGAGATCGTATTTCTGCGGACGGTTTTTTGACATTCTCCTTAAATCTGAACGTGGATGAATCTCTTTTGACTGGAGAATCGGCAAGTATTCCAAAAGAAGCGGAACCTCCTTCCGAAAAGAACATGCAGAATCCTGCAAATACTAATTCCTTCGTTTTCGCTGGAAGTACGGTCGTCGCAGGGGAAGCCGTGTTTCAGGTCGCCGCCACGGGAGATTCCACCGAAATCGGAAAGATAGGAAAGGAATTGCAGACGATCTCTCAATCTCCGAGTCCTCTTCAGACGGAGATCAAACGGTTTACGATCGCCTTTTCATTGTTTGCCGGAGTTCTCTGCGTCTTTCTCATCGTCGGCTTAGGTTTGCGGCACGGACGCTGGTTGGAGGCTTTTCTCGCGGGTATTACTTTTTCAATGGCGGTTTTACCCGAAGAGATCCCGGTAGTTCTGAGCGTTTTCTTTTCCTTAGGGGCTTGGAGAATCTCTAAAATCGGAGTTCTCACGAAAAATCTCAGCGCCATCGAAACGTTAGGCGCCGCTACGGTCCTTTGCGTCGACAAAACCGGTACGCTTACGGAAAACAACATGAAAGTCCGAGGCCTTTATTGCGAAGGAGAATTTTTGCAATGTGACTCCAAACTTTTGGAAATACCGGAACGATTTCATTCTCTTTTGGAATTCGCTTTGCTTGCATCCAAGAAAGATCCTTATGACCCGATGGAAAAAGCAATCCGAGAATTGGGGGTGACCTTTCTTTCCGGAACCGAACACATTCACGACTGGGAATTGAAAAAAGAATATCCGCTTTCCTCAAAGCTTATGGCACTGAGTTACGCTTGGTCGTCCCGTGAGAACGAAGAAGTCCTTCAAATCGGAGCCAAAGGCGCTCCGGAAGCGATCTTCGATCTTTGCCATTTTTCGAAAGAATTGTTAAACGAATGGGAAAACGTCGTGGAACGATACTCTTCGCAAGGGTTTAGAATATTAGGCGTTGCGAAGTCGAAGGCAAAAACCAGAGGAGTTCCGGACGATCAACACGATCTAACGTTTGATTTTTTAGGTTTGATTCTTCTGGAAGATCCGATCCGAGAATCGGTTCCCGCTTCCGTTCTTGAGTGTAAACGTGCCGGAATCAAAGTTGTAATGATCACCGGGGACCACGCAGGAACGGCGAAGTCGATTGCAAAGCAGATCGGCTTTGATTCTTCCGAAACGGTTCTGAGCGGAGACGAATTGGAAGCGCTCACAGAAGAGGAACTAGCTTCGCGTTTGGATCAGGTTCGTATCTTTTGCAGAATTCGACCGCATCAAAAACTGAAGATCGTCCGCGGTTTCCAGAGTAAGGGAGAAACCGTGGCCATGACCGGAGACGGGGTAAACGATACTTTGGCGCTTCACGCCTCTCATATAGGAATCTCGATGGGAAAACGAGGAACGGATGTAGCGAGAGAAGCATCCGACTTAGTCTTGTTAGACGATAATTTCTCATCGATCGTAAAGGCAGTCATGCTCGGCAGAAGAATCTACGAGAACATTCAAAAAAGTGTGTCCTATATCATTTCAGTCCATATCCCGATCATCGGGATGTCTCTTCTTCCCGTCTTCACGGGAGATCCGCTCTATTTCTTTCCGGCTCACGTCTTGTTGATGGAATTGATTATAGATCCTGCATGTACTCTCGTGTTCGAAGGTGTGGACGCGGAAAAACATATCTATGCGTCTCCTCCTCGAGGAGGGAAAGAAAGCCTCATGAGTTTCCAAAATGCCTCGCTGAGTTTATTCAGAGGAGGATTGATTCTTCTCGTCCTCATCGGACTTTCCTTCTGGGGAAAACACGAACACTGGACGTTTGAGAAGATCCGATCCGTAGCGTTTCTTGGTTTGGTTTCTTCCAATCTCGGAATGATTTTGACTCATCTTTCAAAAGATCTTCCCTTCTACAGAGTTCTTTCTCGATCGAACACAATTCTCTATTGGATCAGCGGCTTGACCATTCTCATCCTCCTAATGATTTTTCACGTCGATCTATTCACCCATCTTTTCGGTTTTGAAAGAATTTCCCTTGTCGACGTCGTCTCCTCCGTCTCGATCGGTCTCTTCGTAAGTCTCGTGTGGGAATCAAAAAAGATCAAAGATAGTTTCTACTTGAGAATTCGAGCGGCTTTCTAA
- a CDS encoding Hsp20/alpha crystallin family protein has protein sequence MNGVTKHPNRIQSLTGFDHFFRNWPDWNDLFHNEWVSHVPAVNVKRNSNGYELDFAAPGLEKKDFNIDIDGDMITISAEKESENKEEDKQYSKREYNYSSFSRSFTLPETVDRSKISAKYENGVLKLDLPIKEGAPKTNPVKIGVQ, from the coding sequence ATGAATGGAGTTACAAAACACCCCAATCGGATTCAGAGCCTTACCGGTTTCGATCATTTTTTCCGCAATTGGCCGGATTGGAACGATTTGTTTCATAACGAATGGGTTTCCCATGTTCCGGCAGTGAACGTGAAAAGAAATTCGAACGGATACGAGCTGGATTTCGCCGCACCCGGATTGGAGAAGAAGGATTTTAACATAGACATCGACGGGGATATGATTACGATCAGCGCGGAGAAAGAATCCGAAAACAAGGAAGAGGATAAACAATACAGCAAAAGAGAATACAATTATTCTTCCTTTAGTCGTTCCTTCACTTTACCGGAAACGGTGGATCGATCCAAAATCTCCGCAAAATACGAGAACGGAGTTCTCAAATTAGATCTTCCTATAAAGGAAGGAGCGCCAAAGACAAACCCGGTGAAGATCGGAGTTCAATAA
- a CDS encoding PAS domain S-box protein, which translates to MGTIVDNSDRQFEFIKNEKNEIQIILQILDLFSKVLSGKLLSDQALPLVLEKISAISDWTRAELWMIDDASKTFYLKAAFGAETKPEETFAHDSKRITVPASEEFLLRLVNEQKTIWSNDPKDEVRYEHILRTSHPAPKTVFGIPILSQKKKSGALIFYSEQAKNAQDETFISWIENVAYQMGSLIFEKVEVPFTQGNEDRIGQVLENMPVMFFSVDEQFRILSWNHECENVTGYEKEEVIGKERFFKDQLLGIQDYGNSSEFYHQSVDSDFKNWELEIKSKTGKIKTIAMSNISTEFPIAGWKHWFVGVDVTLTKEVEKNLKSSLKELSDFHTALNAVSIVAITDKLGNIIYVNQNFCNISGYSKNELLGRNHRIINSGYHPKEFFIELWKTISKGKIWKGEIKNKSKDGKFYWVDTTISPIFDENGKPHQYLAIRNDITERKETEEKVRLTENNLKTLQDRMSPHFLFNTLSIIHSYLQTNSELADSAILMLAENYRFLIDNAQRALIPFDVEWEFMENYMKLLKLRFSDFLDIEVVKKGDFSKCQLPPLTLQPIVENSYIHGIRNQKGGGKISVEATIEGNRTRIRIRDNGKGIENTENFYSRTLNNISERLKFYLYESEVKIENHADGGTLVTVDFDTPKNEQLGKLN; encoded by the coding sequence ATGGGAACGATTGTCGATAATTCGGATCGTCAGTTTGAATTTATAAAAAACGAGAAAAACGAGATCCAAATCATATTACAGATTTTGGATCTTTTTTCTAAAGTCCTCTCCGGAAAACTTCTTTCGGATCAGGCTCTTCCCCTTGTCCTAGAGAAAATTTCAGCGATCTCCGATTGGACAAGAGCGGAACTTTGGATGATCGACGACGCTTCCAAAACGTTTTACCTCAAAGCCGCTTTCGGCGCTGAAACAAAGCCCGAGGAAACCTTTGCCCATGATTCCAAAAGAATTACGGTTCCCGCCTCGGAAGAATTCCTTCTTCGTCTCGTAAACGAACAAAAAACAATTTGGAGTAACGATCCGAAGGACGAGGTTCGGTACGAACACATTCTTCGCACTTCCCATCCGGCTCCGAAAACCGTTTTTGGGATTCCGATTTTATCTCAGAAAAAAAAGTCCGGAGCTTTGATCTTCTATTCCGAACAAGCCAAAAACGCTCAAGACGAAACGTTCATTTCTTGGATCGAGAATGTCGCTTATCAAATGGGTTCTCTCATTTTCGAAAAAGTGGAAGTTCCGTTTACACAAGGAAACGAGGATCGAATCGGTCAGGTGCTTGAGAATATGCCGGTGATGTTTTTCTCGGTGGACGAACAATTTAGGATTCTATCTTGGAATCATGAATGTGAGAACGTAACCGGCTATGAGAAAGAGGAAGTCATCGGAAAAGAACGTTTTTTTAAGGATCAACTTTTAGGAATTCAAGACTACGGAAATTCCTCCGAATTCTATCATCAAAGCGTCGATTCCGATTTTAAGAATTGGGAATTGGAAATCAAATCGAAGACCGGAAAAATAAAAACGATCGCGATGTCCAATATATCGACCGAGTTTCCGATCGCAGGTTGGAAACATTGGTTCGTCGGAGTCGACGTTACCCTCACCAAAGAAGTCGAAAAAAATCTGAAAAGCTCACTCAAAGAGTTATCGGACTTTCACACCGCTTTGAACGCGGTCTCGATCGTGGCGATTACCGACAAACTGGGGAATATCATCTATGTGAATCAGAACTTTTGCAATATCAGCGGTTATTCCAAAAATGAACTCTTAGGGAGAAATCATAGAATCATCAATTCAGGTTATCATCCGAAAGAATTTTTTATCGAGTTGTGGAAGACCATTTCGAAGGGAAAGATTTGGAAAGGGGAGATTAAAAATAAATCGAAAGACGGGAAGTTCTATTGGGTGGATACGACGATTTCGCCTATTTTTGACGAAAACGGCAAACCGCATCAATATCTTGCGATTCGAAACGATATCACCGAAAGAAAGGAAACCGAAGAAAAAGTGAGATTGACGGAAAACAATCTCAAGACGCTACAGGATCGAATGAGCCCGCATTTTTTATTCAATACATTGAGCATCATTCATTCCTATTTGCAGACCAATTCGGAACTCGCGGATTCCGCAATTTTGATGCTCGCGGAAAATTATAGATTCCTAATAGACAACGCGCAGAGGGCGTTGATTCCTTTCGATGTAGAGTGGGAATTTATGGAGAATTATATGAAACTTCTCAAACTCAGATTCTCCGACTTTTTAGATATCGAGGTGGTAAAAAAAGGCGACTTTAGCAAATGTCAACTCCCGCCTCTCACCTTACAACCGATTGTCGAAAATTCTTACATACACGGAATTCGAAACCAAAAAGGCGGCGGGAAAATTTCGGTCGAAGCCACGATCGAAGGAAATCGAACTCGAATCCGAATTCGTGACAACGGAAAAGGTATCGAGAATACGGAAAATTTTTATTCAAGAACGTTGAACAATATCTCGGAGCGTCTGAAATTTTATCTTTACGAATCGGAAGTAAAAATTGAAAATCACGCCGATGGAGGGACATTGGTAACCGTCGATTTTGACACGCCAAAAAACGAACAGCTGGGAAAATTAAACTGA
- a CDS encoding LytR/AlgR family response regulator transcription factor produces the protein MASPNKEWKAIIVEDEAPTRELLVNFCLSRPELKLCKVAKDGEEALQFLQEESFDLAFLDINLPVISGLEVLEKLENPPYVIFVTAFRDKAIDAFELGALDYLLKPFSKDRFYKAVDRAVEFLQNKRSQNSGNAFNEHGLFILEKENYFLVPYTDIIYIASRDNFSVIHTEEREYITYKSLKSLEAKLPSNQFLRIYKQYIINLQKLSHLQSDTMGNYVVYLKDEDETQLPVGRKYIAKIKELL, from the coding sequence ATGGCATCTCCGAATAAAGAATGGAAAGCGATCATCGTGGAAGACGAGGCTCCTACCAGAGAGTTGCTCGTAAACTTCTGTCTCTCTCGACCTGAATTAAAACTTTGTAAAGTAGCAAAAGACGGAGAAGAGGCATTACAATTTCTCCAAGAAGAATCTTTCGACTTAGCCTTCTTAGATATCAATCTTCCCGTGATATCAGGATTGGAAGTGCTTGAAAAACTGGAAAATCCTCCGTATGTGATCTTTGTCACCGCATTTCGAGATAAGGCGATCGACGCATTTGAGTTAGGCGCTCTCGATTATCTTTTAAAACCGTTTTCAAAGGATCGATTTTACAAAGCCGTGGATCGAGCCGTGGAGTTTCTTCAAAACAAGAGAAGCCAAAATTCAGGAAATGCGTTCAACGAACACGGGCTGTTCATCTTGGAAAAGGAAAATTATTTTCTGGTTCCTTACACTGACATCATCTACATCGCGTCCCGGGATAATTTCAGCGTGATTCATACGGAAGAAAGGGAATACATCACTTATAAATCCCTAAAGAGCTTGGAGGCAAAACTTCCATCCAATCAATTTTTAAGAATTTATAAACAATACATCATCAATCTCCAGAAACTTTCTCATCTCCAGAGTGATACGATGGGGAACTACGTCGTCTACCTTAAGGACGAGGACGAAACCCAACTTCCGGTCGGCCGGAAATACATCGCAAAGATCAAAGAACTTCTCTGA
- a CDS encoding Crp/Fnr family transcriptional regulator, whose product MSALTVSKGVSDENQVPSKKKRLELVPKYELSDSQNTKHFEKNALLFSEGDSSNGFYIVRKGYVRSFRHSKANDKQQTFKIHYPGSWVGFRDAVMGGTYLHNAIALEDTEVQFVSQFEIQELLHTNREFSDMAFDKMTQECVEAENKIYSMGIRHTHAKLSEFLLERMKEVGVKIELPFTRDVLASIIGATTETLVRALSDFKCRGWIEIEKRKILIKNETALMSLLD is encoded by the coding sequence ATGAGCGCACTTACAGTATCCAAAGGTGTTTCCGACGAGAATCAAGTCCCGAGTAAGAAAAAACGTCTTGAGTTGGTTCCGAAATATGAATTGAGCGATTCCCAAAATACGAAACATTTTGAAAAGAACGCGCTACTTTTTTCGGAAGGCGATTCTTCCAACGGTTTCTATATCGTTCGAAAAGGATACGTTCGTTCCTTCCGACATTCCAAGGCAAACGACAAACAGCAAACATTCAAAATTCATTATCCTGGAAGTTGGGTCGGTTTTCGGGATGCAGTGATGGGCGGAACCTATTTGCACAACGCAATCGCATTAGAAGATACGGAAGTTCAATTCGTATCACAATTCGAAATTCAAGAATTGCTACATACAAACCGGGAGTTCAGCGATATGGCTTTCGACAAAATGACTCAGGAATGTGTGGAAGCCGAAAACAAAATCTACTCGATGGGGATCCGTCATACGCACGCGAAGTTGTCCGAATTCCTTTTGGAAAGAATGAAGGAGGTCGGAGTCAAAATCGAGCTTCCTTTTACCAGAGACGTGCTCGCTTCCATCATCGGCGCCACTACGGAAACCTTAGTCAGAGCCCTTTCCGATTTCAAGTGTCGGGGTTGGATTGAAATTGAAAAAAGAAAAATTCTTATCAAAAACGAAACCGCTTTGATGAGTCTTCTCGACTAG
- a CDS encoding dienelactone hydrolase, which produces MGRRHFSKTVSFPVNQVELKGDIVVPEGADLLVINILEEEHSRFADRLKKLSSALNGKKIATFFLYGLLTDKERQISINRLDEELLSDRLIAVTHWLKNHSLTKDMRFGYVGLSVYAERFFRASLKLKNQIESFVFIGEIPPLSVDFCEVPILNIIGALNVKGQESDQTTFKRIESPQKKISRIEGSPSHLEDPQKWNLVTKAATDWFSEPTARMSG; this is translated from the coding sequence ATGGGTAGAAGGCATTTTAGCAAAACCGTGAGTTTTCCCGTAAATCAAGTGGAGCTCAAAGGAGACATCGTCGTCCCCGAGGGCGCGGATTTGCTCGTCATCAATATACTCGAAGAGGAACATTCCCGATTTGCGGATCGACTCAAAAAACTTTCCAGCGCGCTCAATGGAAAAAAAATCGCGACCTTCTTTCTCTACGGTCTTTTGACGGATAAGGAAAGACAAATTTCCATCAACCGATTGGATGAGGAACTTTTGTCAGATCGACTAATCGCTGTTACCCACTGGCTAAAAAATCACAGTCTGACGAAGGATATGAGATTCGGGTACGTGGGTTTATCGGTTTACGCCGAACGATTTTTTAGAGCCAGTTTGAAGTTAAAAAACCAAATAGAAAGTTTTGTCTTTATTGGAGAAATTCCGCCACTCAGCGTCGATTTCTGCGAGGTTCCGATCTTAAACATCATCGGAGCTTTGAATGTAAAGGGGCAGGAATCCGACCAAACGACGTTTAAGAGAATCGAATCTCCTCAAAAAAAAATAAGTCGTATCGAAGGTTCGCCGAGTCATTTGGAAGATCCACAGAAATGGAATTTGGTGACAAAGGCCGCAACGGACTGGTTTTCCGAGCCGACCGCTCGGATGAGCGGATAG
- a CDS encoding nuclear transport factor 2 family protein: MPTSETLERFIALVEENKHDVAIEEFYTENSSMQENQSAPRIGRRLHVANEKKVLSRVKTLTSTCVRPVFVNGDKVVIRWIFHFEWKDGTAMHMEELAYQRWEGERIAEETFFYDPAQRLPIPAKSSD, from the coding sequence ATGCCTACTTCGGAAACTTTGGAACGTTTTATCGCGCTCGTGGAAGAAAACAAACACGACGTAGCCATCGAAGAATTTTATACGGAGAATTCTTCCATGCAGGAAAATCAATCTGCGCCTCGGATCGGACGAAGGTTGCACGTCGCGAACGAGAAAAAAGTTCTTTCCAGAGTGAAAACTCTGACATCGACGTGTGTTCGTCCCGTTTTTGTGAACGGTGACAAGGTTGTCATTCGATGGATCTTTCATTTCGAATGGAAGGATGGAACCGCCATGCACATGGAGGAGTTAGCGTATCAGCGCTGGGAAGGCGAAAGAATCGCTGAGGAAACTTTTTTCTACGATCCGGCACAACGTCTTCCGATTCCCGCGAAAAGTTCCGATTAA
- a CDS encoding FecR family protein: protein MKKIGILSAFVCVGLLFFQCKSKSADPTKGVITFVKGTVSIQRGDQKIPATVSQEIQNEDVVITGPKSVVTIVFGENSSVIEIQSDSQFRLKQESHEKIFFQDRGSSWVLSNKLLKGDKLSVHTPTSTAGVRGTKFFTAVHEDMTFTCHCEGQIELENVASHSKKVNDTDYLAVTRGSKTIYITLKDLQEAKLVYSHNHSEIENSPLGPQSQMAPEQVKVLLSLIRKKLDSP from the coding sequence ATGAAAAAAATAGGGATACTGTCGGCTTTCGTTTGTGTGGGCCTTCTATTCTTTCAGTGTAAGAGCAAGTCTGCGGACCCAACGAAGGGTGTGATCACGTTTGTAAAAGGAACCGTTTCGATTCAACGCGGGGATCAAAAGATACCTGCTACGGTTTCTCAAGAAATTCAGAACGAAGACGTTGTGATCACCGGGCCGAAATCGGTAGTAACGATTGTCTTTGGAGAAAATTCTTCGGTGATCGAAATTCAATCGGATTCTCAGTTTCGTTTAAAACAAGAATCGCATGAAAAGATTTTCTTTCAAGATCGAGGAAGCTCCTGGGTTCTTTCGAACAAGTTGTTAAAGGGCGATAAGCTCAGCGTACATACGCCTACGAGTACGGCCGGGGTTAGGGGAACCAAGTTTTTTACTGCGGTTCACGAAGACATGACCTTTACCTGTCATTGCGAAGGTCAGATCGAATTAGAAAACGTAGCATCCCATTCCAAAAAAGTGAATGACACCGACTATCTTGCCGTTACGCGAGGTTCTAAAACGATTTATATTACGCTGAAAGATCTGCAAGAGGCTAAACTTGTTTATTCTCACAATCATAGCGAGATCGAAAATTCTCCTTTGGGTCCTCAAAGTCAAATGGCGCCGGAACAGGTGAAAGTTTTACTTTCTCTCATTAGAAAAAAATTGGATTCTCCCTGA
- a CDS encoding glycoside hydrolase family 3 N-terminal domain-containing protein — protein sequence MFILRITNFSCFLLSVGFFAITFLIRDPLLLKVRSVSLWIVFSTTFLFTLFFSSLVKKNRDRFVRILLFLSLLFVWAGAANSVYKELIFQTRKKAVLNSDPKLLKKFAEHILVGYRNDEDLENYLKIPFAGFFLTSHNLSGMNVETLKGKIEKIQKIRKDLGFPIALISSDQEGGIVSRLSPPLKRPASLLELYKMFPIDSDSKTKMRRAIFEKAKDLRYVGVNFNFSPVADLMEKNSNPLDFFSQIQTRAISNDPEVVSELVRMYCEVMIENRILPTLKHFPGIGTVTEDTHFFNGNVRRTTAEMKNKDLVPFIDSMKEQKTIAVMLSHSFWKGLDSQNPVSLSKAVITDFLRKEGSKSAILITDDLNMFPVYYRSGGIVQASADSLNAGTDLLLISYDGEQVYEVLYELIRLGSNDSIDKNLEQSNLRLKELQKFFGSR from the coding sequence TTGTTCATTCTACGTATCACGAATTTTTCCTGTTTCCTCCTTTCCGTCGGATTTTTCGCCATCACATTTTTGATTCGAGATCCTCTTCTTTTAAAAGTGAGGTCCGTAAGTCTTTGGATCGTTTTTTCCACGACCTTCTTGTTCACTCTTTTCTTTTCGTCTCTTGTCAAAAAGAATCGAGATCGATTCGTTCGTATCCTTCTCTTTCTTTCCCTTTTATTCGTATGGGCGGGCGCCGCAAATTCGGTCTACAAGGAACTCATCTTTCAAACGAGAAAAAAAGCGGTTTTGAATTCCGATCCGAAACTACTCAAAAAATTCGCGGAACATATCCTCGTAGGATACCGTAACGATGAGGATTTGGAGAATTACCTTAAAATTCCTTTCGCAGGTTTTTTCCTCACTTCGCATAATCTTTCCGGTATGAACGTAGAAACACTCAAAGGAAAGATCGAAAAGATTCAAAAAATCAGAAAAGATCTCGGCTTTCCGATCGCATTGATTTCCTCCGATCAAGAAGGTGGGATCGTATCGAGACTTTCCCCTCCTCTCAAACGCCCCGCTTCTCTATTAGAATTGTATAAAATGTTTCCAATCGATTCCGATTCGAAAACGAAAATGCGAAGGGCAATTTTCGAAAAAGCAAAGGATCTACGGTACGTCGGAGTGAATTTTAATTTTAGTCCAGTGGCCGACCTCATGGAAAAAAATTCCAATCCTCTCGACTTCTTTAGTCAAATTCAAACCAGAGCGATCTCAAACGATCCAGAAGTGGTTTCCGAACTCGTAAGAATGTATTGCGAAGTGATGATCGAAAATCGAATCCTTCCTACGTTAAAACACTTCCCCGGAATCGGTACAGTGACGGAGGACACGCATTTTTTTAACGGTAACGTGAGACGAACAACCGCGGAGATGAAAAACAAAGATCTCGTTCCTTTTATCGACTCGATGAAAGAACAAAAAACTATCGCCGTAATGTTATCTCATTCTTTTTGGAAGGGATTGGATTCGCAAAACCCAGTTTCTTTGTCCAAAGCGGTTATCACAGACTTTTTAAGGAAGGAAGGTTCGAAGTCGGCGATCTTAATCACGGACGATCTCAATATGTTTCCAGTCTATTACCGTTCGGGTGGAATCGTTCAAGCAAGTGCGGACAGTTTAAATGCCGGCACCGATTTACTTCTGATTTCTTACGATGGGGAACAAGTCTACGAGGTGTTATACGAACTCATACGATTGGGTTCGAACGACTCCATCGACAAGAACTTAGAACAAAGCAATCTCCGATTAAAGGAACTGCAAAAATTCTTCGGTTCGAGATGA
- a CDS encoding glycoside hydrolase family 25 protein translates to MKPRLLFSILLIVCALFGGYKAIDTGKIWFVYPSEEKYPLRGIDVSHHQGRIDWGKVPKAEISFVYIKATEGAEFQDSSFRTNWKEARKSGFTTGAYHFFTLCKTGIEQAENFIRLVPNELDALPPVVDLEFTGNCKERPNVENVKKEIQEFLQRIDSHYERKTILYLTFEFIDRYLGEEFFDHPIWIRDIYKHPNTFSDISWVLWQYKNRGRIPGIEGYVDLNVMNGRLETLFSKN, encoded by the coding sequence ATGAAACCGAGACTTCTTTTTTCTATCCTATTGATCGTCTGCGCTTTGTTTGGCGGATACAAAGCGATCGATACCGGAAAAATCTGGTTCGTATATCCTTCCGAGGAAAAATATCCGTTACGCGGAATCGACGTATCACACCACCAAGGTAGGATCGATTGGGGCAAGGTTCCGAAAGCTGAAATTTCATTCGTATATATCAAAGCCACTGAGGGAGCGGAATTTCAAGATTCTTCCTTTCGAACGAATTGGAAAGAGGCAAGAAAATCAGGATTCACGACCGGCGCTTATCATTTTTTTACCCTCTGCAAAACGGGAATTGAACAAGCAGAAAATTTTATAAGGCTGGTTCCAAATGAATTGGATGCGTTGCCTCCGGTTGTCGATTTGGAATTTACGGGGAATTGTAAAGAACGACCGAATGTGGAGAATGTGAAGAAGGAAATTCAAGAATTTTTGCAAAGAATCGATTCCCATTATGAGAGAAAGACAATTTTATATTTAACTTTCGAATTTATAGATCGCTATCTCGGAGAAGAATTTTTCGATCATCCGATTTGGATCCGAGATATTTACAAACATCCGAATACATTTTCCGATATTTCCTGGGTTTTGTGGCAGTATAAGAATCGAGGTAGAATCCCCGGTATCGAAGGATATGTGGACCTCAATGTAATGAACGGACGTTTAGAAACTCTATTTTCTAAAAATTGA
- a CDS encoding TPM domain-containing protein, translated as MKFRISIVFISILFLSTSSFIHSGIHKSLKADCSHDYANKLSVETKSTVNLLCNSLHLETKLRLEVVIVPLLDQLTEEEYAVKYFQKFAQTDSSFPEYGIVVLISFSDRKIRIELGKVAATRMSNSEAKEIIEKDFIPYFRQGQLNPGVSNGVKAIVDWYSVH; from the coding sequence ATGAAATTTAGAATCTCTATCGTTTTTATTTCTATTTTATTTCTTTCGACGTCATCTTTCATTCATAGCGGAATTCACAAAAGTTTAAAGGCGGATTGTTCTCACGATTACGCTAATAAACTTTCGGTGGAAACAAAATCTACAGTCAATCTTCTTTGTAACTCTCTTCACCTGGAAACAAAACTCCGATTGGAGGTCGTGATTGTCCCGTTACTCGATCAACTCACGGAGGAAGAATACGCAGTGAAATACTTTCAAAAATTCGCGCAGACCGATTCTTCCTTTCCGGAATACGGAATCGTCGTATTGATATCTTTTAGTGATAGAAAGATTCGAATCGAATTAGGCAAGGTTGCCGCTACGAGGATGTCTAATTCGGAAGCAAAAGAAATCATCGAAAAAGATTTTATCCCTTACTTCCGCCAAGGTCAGTTGAACCCGGGTGTTTCTAACGGAGTCAAAGCCATTGTGGATTGGTATTCCGTTCACTGA